Proteins co-encoded in one Nonlabens agnitus genomic window:
- a CDS encoding right-handed parallel beta-helix repeat-containing protein → MKKQLLTGLILILIIGLSSCRNDFEFAQSSGNLGFSQDTIFLDTIFSNIGSSTRTFKVYNRSDDDIVIPRVALSRGNDSRYRLAVDGVPGQIFENVELLANDSLYVFVETTVDIDDFSSGNEFLYEDVIEFDIGANQQNVQLITLVKDAIFLFPERDATGIEETLLLGTDDENNEIRISGFFLDDDQLNFTNEKPYVIYGFAAVPPDKTMTVEAGARLFFHNQSGIIAANESSVKINGALSTTEAMENEVIFEGDRLEPSFENVTGQWFGIWLTDGSKNHEISYTTIKNASIGIIMDNQNQVADGATLKIDNSKIFNSSNVGLLATTANITAENLIIHNAGQSALVARLGGTYAFNNCTISNYWNKGFRQDPALFVSNTIPNTELTEPLTQFSFTNGIVYGDRNIEFILGAFDGVDFNYSFENSLLRFNDLFDDFAQNALYDFNNPAIFSQVILNQEPLFEDVARNLLRIDDESGANAIANSSTATTIDISGALRGDEPDAGAFESVDLEL, encoded by the coding sequence ATGAAAAAACAGCTACTTACCGGATTGATCTTGATCCTCATTATAGGACTATCGTCTTGTCGTAATGATTTTGAATTTGCCCAAAGCTCTGGTAATCTAGGATTCTCCCAAGACACTATTTTTCTGGATACTATTTTTAGCAACATAGGCAGTAGCACCAGGACTTTTAAAGTGTACAATCGTAGCGATGATGATATCGTAATTCCAAGAGTAGCGTTATCAAGAGGTAATGATTCCAGATACCGACTGGCAGTAGATGGTGTCCCTGGACAGATATTTGAAAACGTAGAATTGTTAGCTAACGATTCTCTTTATGTTTTTGTAGAAACAACGGTGGACATTGATGACTTTTCTAGTGGTAATGAATTCCTATATGAGGACGTCATTGAATTTGATATTGGTGCAAATCAGCAGAATGTTCAACTCATAACACTGGTAAAGGATGCCATATTTTTATTTCCAGAACGTGATGCGACTGGGATAGAAGAAACCCTATTGTTAGGAACAGATGATGAGAACAATGAGATTAGGATTTCAGGATTTTTCCTGGATGACGATCAACTCAACTTCACCAATGAAAAACCTTATGTAATCTATGGGTTTGCCGCTGTGCCGCCAGACAAGACGATGACCGTAGAAGCTGGAGCACGTTTATTTTTTCATAATCAAAGTGGCATTATTGCCGCAAATGAATCCAGTGTAAAAATCAATGGCGCCCTTTCCACCACAGAGGCCATGGAAAATGAAGTCATTTTTGAAGGTGATCGATTGGAGCCTTCTTTTGAAAATGTCACTGGGCAGTGGTTTGGAATCTGGTTGACGGATGGTAGCAAAAATCACGAGATATCTTATACTACCATCAAAAATGCAAGCATCGGTATTATCATGGACAACCAGAACCAGGTAGCTGACGGAGCTACTTTAAAAATTGATAATTCCAAAATTTTTAACTCTTCTAATGTTGGTTTATTGGCTACTACTGCAAACATAACGGCCGAAAATCTAATCATTCACAATGCTGGGCAATCAGCTCTTGTAGCTAGATTAGGTGGTACCTATGCGTTCAATAATTGCACGATCTCAAACTACTGGAATAAAGGTTTTAGACAAGACCCAGCACTCTTTGTTTCCAACACTATCCCAAACACTGAACTCACTGAGCCTTTGACACAATTCAGTTTTACAAACGGTATCGTTTATGGCGATCGTAATATTGAATTCATCTTAGGTGCCTTTGATGGTGTGGACTTCAATTATTCCTTTGAGAACAGCCTATTGCGTTTCAATGATTTATTTGATGACTTTGCCCAAAATGCGCTATACGATTTTAATAATCCAGCCATTTTCTCTCAAGTCATTCTAAATCAAGAGCCTCTTTTTGAAGATGTTGCTCGTAATCTACTACGAATAGACGATGAGAGCGGCGCAAATGCCATCGCAAACTCCAGTACTGCTACCACGATAGACATTAGTGGTGCTTTGCGTGGCGATGAACCAGATGCCGGTGCGTTTGAAAGTGTGGATTTAGAGTTATAA
- a CDS encoding acyl-CoA thioesterase: MDHSLPIFEDQRTVSRDEIDDLDHVNNVVYVQWANDIAMKHWLTVAPQEILDKYDWVMIKHCIEYKRSAVLNDLIKIKTQVGRATNVRYERFIEIYHAATNKLLAKTVSDWCAIDKEGKPVRISQELRDLFEIKE; this comes from the coding sequence TTGGACCACAGCCTTCCCATTTTTGAAGATCAACGCACGGTTTCTCGTGATGAAATCGATGACCTAGACCATGTCAATAATGTCGTTTATGTCCAATGGGCTAATGATATTGCCATGAAACACTGGTTGACGGTGGCACCTCAAGAAATTCTTGACAAATATGATTGGGTCATGATCAAACATTGTATCGAGTATAAAAGATCTGCAGTATTAAACGATCTTATCAAGATCAAGACTCAAGTAGGACGAGCAACAAATGTTAGGTACGAGCGTTTTATAGAGATCTACCATGCAGCGACCAATAAATTACTGGCCAAAACGGTATCTGACTGGTGCGCTATAGACAAAGAAGGAAAACCGGTGCGCATCTCTCAAGAATTGCGAGACCTTTTTGAAATAAAGGAATGA
- a CDS encoding glutaminyl-peptide cyclotransferase codes for MMNWKYCVLVAFVALSLSSCKTELDRFKSNYSLEITNEKNNWSDDDTVQISLVDDASMGADSIVWYQNARKLEDAEGNTLSRKLTNQPLGTLTYKAVVYRNNMVATAATSINRMNPAAPKIYNYNIVNTYPHDESAYTQGLEFHNGKLYESTGQYGESDVRITQVETGEVLEKKELGKDIFAEGLTILDDKVYQLTWRSRFGYVYDLNLNETDTFKYNQSKEGWGLCNDGEFLYKSDGSDKIWKLDPDTYEELEYIQIVSNKKTFEKINELEYVDGKIYANIYQENAVFILDPKTGALEGVLNMTTLKDQIPNWDKEDNVLNGIAYDKSTNRLFVTGKRWHKMFEIEITE; via the coding sequence ATGATGAACTGGAAATATTGCGTTTTAGTTGCCTTTGTAGCACTCTCATTATCAAGTTGTAAAACAGAGTTGGACCGATTCAAGTCCAACTATTCTCTGGAAATAACCAATGAAAAAAATAATTGGAGTGATGATGATACCGTGCAAATTTCTTTGGTGGACGACGCTTCCATGGGTGCAGACAGTATCGTATGGTATCAAAATGCCCGTAAATTAGAGGATGCTGAGGGTAATACGCTTTCGCGAAAGCTAACTAACCAACCTCTAGGTACACTTACCTACAAGGCTGTGGTCTACCGCAATAATATGGTGGCCACCGCTGCAACGAGCATAAACCGAATGAATCCTGCAGCACCAAAGATTTATAATTACAATATTGTAAACACTTACCCTCATGATGAGTCGGCTTATACGCAAGGGCTTGAGTTCCACAATGGGAAATTATACGAAAGTACTGGGCAATATGGGGAATCTGATGTACGTATCACACAAGTGGAAACTGGAGAGGTACTGGAGAAAAAAGAACTGGGCAAAGACATATTTGCAGAAGGCCTTACCATTCTAGATGACAAGGTGTATCAATTGACCTGGAGAAGTCGTTTTGGGTATGTTTATGACCTTAACCTTAATGAAACTGATACATTTAAATACAATCAAAGTAAGGAAGGTTGGGGCTTGTGCAACGACGGTGAGTTTCTGTATAAAAGCGATGGTAGCGACAAGATCTGGAAACTGGATCCTGATACCTATGAAGAGCTGGAGTATATCCAGATAGTTTCCAATAAAAAGACGTTTGAAAAAATCAATGAACTGGAATATGTTGACGGTAAAATCTATGCAAACATCTATCAGGAAAACGCTGTTTTTATTTTAGACCCCAAAACAGGTGCGCTGGAAGGTGTCCTAAACATGACTACTTTAAAAGATCAAATCCCTAACTGGGACAAAGAAGATAATGTCCTTAATGGTATTGCTTATGACAAGTCTACCAACCGTTTATTTGTGACTGGAAAACGCTGGCATAAAATGTTTGAAATAGAAATCACAGAATAG
- a CDS encoding SDR family oxidoreductase, producing the protein MKKVVLITGGSSGIGKAIAIYLQQAGYTVYGTSRNPDRYPDSPVPLVAMDVQDEASISTAVSTIIEKEKTIDILINNAGVGITGPMEETPIEEVKNAMETNFYGPLRVLQAVLPIMRQQRSGRVINITSIAGYMGLPYRGIYSASKGALGIATEAYRMECAHLNIHFSNVAPGDFATNIAAGRFHSPFKEGSDYAAGYSHTLKLIDDHVDDGSDPIEVAKKIKEIIEMKNPGIHYKVGSFLQKFSIVLKKILPEKRYERMLKKHYGL; encoded by the coding sequence ATGAAAAAAGTAGTTTTGATTACCGGCGGCTCGTCTGGAATAGGAAAGGCCATCGCTATTTATTTACAACAAGCCGGATACACTGTCTACGGCACCAGTCGCAATCCCGATCGATATCCAGATTCTCCAGTCCCGTTAGTTGCCATGGATGTGCAGGATGAAGCATCTATCTCTACAGCCGTTTCTACCATAATCGAGAAAGAAAAAACCATTGATATTCTAATCAACAATGCTGGCGTTGGAATCACTGGACCTATGGAAGAGACGCCTATAGAAGAGGTCAAGAATGCCATGGAAACCAACTTTTACGGTCCCTTAAGAGTGCTACAGGCCGTCTTGCCCATCATGCGTCAGCAACGCAGTGGTCGTGTCATTAATATTACCAGTATCGCAGGTTATATGGGATTACCATATCGCGGTATTTATAGTGCCAGTAAAGGAGCGCTGGGAATCGCTACAGAGGCTTACCGTATGGAATGTGCGCATCTTAATATTCACTTTAGCAACGTTGCTCCAGGTGATTTTGCCACAAATATTGCTGCCGGTAGGTTTCATTCACCGTTTAAGGAAGGAAGTGACTACGCTGCTGGCTATTCCCATACCTTAAAATTGATCGACGATCATGTAGACGATGGTAGCGATCCTATTGAGGTGGCCAAAAAAATCAAGGAGATCATCGAAATGAAGAATCCAGGCATTCATTATAAAGTAGGTAGCTTTTTACAAAAGTTTTCTATCGTGCTTAAAAAGATACTTCCAGAAAAACGATATGAACGCATGCTTAAAAAGCATTACGGATTGTAG
- a CDS encoding LuxR C-terminal-related transcriptional regulator, with the protein MILFTWTVKAQEVGIYYDQTGDLTLPQMEVQDFKPISSGYSNGLQQGIYWLKISPSRETIFQLENNHIKKIEGFSNSNPIKLDRFTGFTSFYLNQEAPTYIKMLIDKEAYFPYTIKSREDFRRATVINHIGMGLFYGFATVCFLLNMGLFYNSKDFSFLFYSIFLFLILSVIAHRDGLVEILGLSDSMKEITEPLSISIGGLMCAVFANESVKIKNYFPFLVYSYWVLAVLSMILLALYFSTQDYLFLVGIYFVCLYIFLSSWISSLLLIRVQSFAIVFCVAYFFMMILAILFYLGPAFDLQFFEMKKSYLKVGALVEMVIITLAILYRLRVMERNQNQMREEMKFYLSQISFLNEELEKNQLGQDNIFTKFDLTSRESEVLDLIAAGKTNKEIADELYISINTVKFHVKKVYEKLEVSNRKEAYQIVKSSNGEIL; encoded by the coding sequence TTGATACTCTTTACTTGGACCGTCAAGGCTCAAGAGGTAGGTATATATTACGATCAGACCGGCGATCTTACACTACCTCAAATGGAGGTTCAAGATTTTAAGCCAATATCTAGCGGTTATTCCAATGGTTTGCAACAAGGAATCTACTGGTTGAAAATCTCACCTTCAAGGGAAACCATTTTCCAGCTTGAAAACAATCACATTAAAAAGATAGAGGGCTTTTCCAATTCAAACCCGATAAAGCTGGATAGGTTTACTGGTTTTACAAGCTTTTATTTAAATCAGGAAGCGCCTACCTATATTAAAATGCTTATCGATAAAGAGGCCTATTTCCCTTATACCATTAAGAGTAGAGAGGACTTTAGGCGAGCAACGGTCATCAACCATATAGGAATGGGTCTTTTTTATGGTTTTGCAACCGTTTGCTTTCTTTTGAATATGGGTTTGTTCTATAATTCAAAGGATTTCTCATTTCTATTTTATTCCATTTTCTTGTTTTTGATTCTATCAGTCATTGCGCATCGGGATGGTCTGGTAGAAATTTTGGGTTTGTCAGATTCCATGAAGGAAATAACGGAACCACTTTCCATTTCTATAGGTGGTTTGATGTGCGCTGTTTTTGCAAACGAGAGTGTCAAGATCAAGAATTATTTCCCATTCTTGGTTTACAGTTATTGGGTACTAGCCGTTTTAAGCATGATTTTGTTGGCTCTGTATTTCTCGACCCAGGACTATCTCTTTTTGGTTGGGATCTATTTTGTGTGTTTGTACATTTTTTTAAGCTCTTGGATCTCATCTCTTTTACTTATTCGGGTTCAAAGTTTTGCCATCGTGTTTTGTGTGGCCTATTTTTTCATGATGATCCTTGCGATCTTATTCTATTTAGGTCCAGCGTTTGATCTGCAGTTTTTTGAGATGAAGAAAAGCTACCTTAAAGTGGGCGCTCTAGTAGAAATGGTCATTATCACGCTAGCCATTCTTTATAGACTTAGAGTGATGGAACGCAATCAAAACCAGATGCGTGAAGAAATGAAATTTTATCTCTCACAAATATCTTTTTTGAATGAAGAGCTTGAGAAAAATCAATTGGGTCAGGACAACATCTTCACAAAATTTGACCTAACCTCGCGAGAGAGCGAAGTCCTGGATCTAATTGCCGCTGGAAAAACCAATAAGGAAATCGCAGATGAACTTTACATTTCCATCAACACGGTAAAATTCCATGTCAAAAAGGTTTATGAAAAGCTGGAAGTTTCCAACCGCAAAGAAGCTTATCAAATCGTAAAGTCCTCAAATGGAGAAATCTTGTAG
- a CDS encoding sterol desaturase family protein — MEIYLDILLNSFTDYGNYLWSEITQPAWDNYFYWLVGLSLLVFGLEIWLPWRKDQKIFRKDFWLDLFYLFFNFFLFSLIGYNALSNVGVQLFNDLLNFVGLENVVAFEVRSWPAWSQLLLMFIVADFIQWNIHRLLHRVPWLWEFHKVHHSVKEMGFAAQFRFHFMETIIYKTLQYVPLAMIGFGIQQFFVVHMLGVFIGHLNHANLNWDYGPFKYILNNPKMHLWHHAKELPENHKYGMNYGLSLSIWDYLFGTAHVPYHDPNLELGFAGDEDFPEDLGGQMTRPFKSK, encoded by the coding sequence ATGGAGATCTATCTGGATATACTGCTCAACTCATTTACTGATTATGGTAATTACCTGTGGAGCGAGATAACACAGCCCGCTTGGGATAACTATTTCTATTGGTTGGTAGGTTTGTCGCTTTTAGTGTTTGGGCTTGAAATCTGGTTGCCGTGGAGAAAAGACCAGAAGATTTTCCGAAAAGATTTTTGGTTGGATCTATTCTACCTTTTCTTCAATTTTTTTCTGTTTTCGTTAATTGGTTACAATGCTCTATCAAACGTAGGTGTTCAATTGTTCAACGACTTGCTGAATTTCGTTGGGTTGGAAAATGTGGTCGCGTTTGAAGTACGCAGCTGGCCAGCCTGGTCACAACTGCTTCTTATGTTTATAGTCGCAGATTTTATCCAGTGGAATATCCACAGATTATTACATAGAGTGCCGTGGTTGTGGGAATTTCATAAGGTGCACCACAGCGTCAAAGAGATGGGTTTTGCGGCACAATTTAGATTCCATTTTATGGAAACCATCATTTATAAGACCTTACAATACGTGCCACTGGCAATGATAGGTTTTGGGATCCAACAGTTCTTTGTGGTCCACATGTTGGGCGTATTCATTGGTCACCTAAATCACGCAAACCTCAACTGGGATTATGGACCATTCAAATACATTTTGAACAATCCCAAAATGCACCTGTGGCACCACGCCAAAGAACTACCTGAAAACCATAAATACGGGATGAATTATGGTTTGTCGCTCAGCATTTGGGACTACCTTTTTGGAACGGCGCATGTTCCCTATCACGACCCCAATCTAGAATTGGGATTTGCGGGAGACGAAGATTTTCCTGAGGATTTAGGTGGGCAAATGACCCGACCTTTTAAGAGTAAGTAA
- a CDS encoding alpha-amylase family glycosyl hydrolase, whose amino-acid sequence MKNFLLSICLMALCASCNSNKNPDTVPTVQAETYFDWDAANVYFLLTDRFNNGDTANDTIVKRDEETAVLRGFEGGDFAGIQQKIEEDYFTDLGVNAIWLTPIFEQVKGGVDEGTGFTYAYHGYWAKDWTAVEPSYGTMEEFKELVKAAHGKNIRILLDVVINHTGPVTAQDPQWPDDWVRTGPTCTYQDQETAVSCTLTNNLPDIRTDSTTEVELPQLLAEKWKQEGRYDQEMEELDTFFKNSGLARTPVNYIIKWVTDYARETGVDGFRIDTVKHVEEEVWTTFIEQSRIAYEEWKDLHPDEMIHDDEFFILGELYGYYAAGGREYYFNGDPVNYFDSGYDAMINFGFKEDAKKDYKSLFTQYQSINDSLNASTTTGDVAFMNYISSHDDGQPLDPMRENSMETGTKLLLTTGMSQVYYGDETARVLIAENAQGDANLRTNMNWDGIDQNTLKHWQKLGTFRSKHPAVGAGKAYDLVYDGPGYVTARLYEKKDYKDDVIIGVGLPDGNTTVDVSKVFKDQKQLHNAYTDQTLEIKNGRIEVMAQNGVVLLEALK is encoded by the coding sequence ATGAAGAACTTCTTATTATCCATATGCCTTATGGCTTTATGTGCAAGTTGCAACTCTAACAAAAACCCAGATACTGTTCCAACGGTGCAAGCTGAGACTTACTTTGATTGGGATGCAGCAAATGTATATTTTCTCTTGACAGATCGATTTAACAATGGGGACACTGCAAACGATACAATAGTCAAAAGAGATGAAGAAACTGCGGTGTTAAGAGGCTTTGAAGGCGGCGATTTTGCGGGAATACAACAAAAAATAGAAGAAGATTACTTTACAGATCTAGGTGTGAATGCCATCTGGCTCACGCCCATTTTTGAACAAGTAAAAGGTGGCGTTGATGAAGGCACGGGCTTTACATATGCGTATCATGGATATTGGGCTAAAGACTGGACGGCAGTAGAGCCTTCCTATGGCACCATGGAAGAATTTAAGGAACTTGTGAAAGCTGCTCATGGTAAGAACATCAGAATCTTACTCGACGTGGTAATCAATCACACAGGACCTGTAACGGCGCAAGATCCACAGTGGCCTGACGATTGGGTACGCACTGGACCTACCTGTACCTATCAAGATCAAGAAACTGCGGTAAGCTGTACGCTAACCAATAATCTACCAGACATAAGAACAGATAGTACTACCGAAGTTGAGCTACCACAACTACTAGCCGAAAAATGGAAGCAGGAAGGCCGTTATGATCAAGAGATGGAAGAATTGGACACGTTCTTCAAAAACTCTGGACTGGCAAGAACACCGGTAAATTACATTATCAAATGGGTCACTGACTATGCTCGCGAGACCGGTGTGGATGGTTTTAGAATTGATACCGTTAAACATGTAGAAGAAGAAGTATGGACCACTTTTATAGAGCAATCCAGGATAGCCTATGAAGAGTGGAAAGACCTTCATCCTGATGAGATGATTCATGATGATGAGTTCTTTATTCTAGGCGAACTCTATGGCTACTATGCTGCAGGTGGTCGGGAATATTATTTTAATGGCGATCCAGTCAATTATTTCGATTCTGGATATGATGCGATGATCAATTTTGGCTTTAAAGAAGATGCCAAAAAAGATTATAAATCACTGTTCACCCAATATCAGTCCATCAATGACAGTCTCAATGCCTCAACTACCACTGGTGATGTTGCATTTATGAACTACATCAGTTCCCATGATGATGGCCAGCCATTGGATCCCATGAGAGAAAATTCAATGGAAACTGGCACTAAACTTTTGCTAACCACTGGAATGTCACAGGTCTATTATGGTGACGAAACCGCAAGAGTTCTCATTGCAGAAAACGCACAAGGTGACGCTAATTTGCGTACCAATATGAACTGGGATGGCATTGATCAAAATACTTTAAAGCATTGGCAAAAACTGGGAACCTTCCGCAGTAAGCATCCAGCGGTTGGTGCTGGTAAGGCCTACGATTTAGTTTATGATGGACCTGGATACGTGACCGCTAGGCTTTATGAAAAAAAGGACTACAAAGACGATGTCATCATAGGTGTTGGATTGCCTGATGGTAACACAACGGTAGATGTTTCCAAAGTTTTCAAAGATCAAAAACAGCTCCATAATGCTTATACGGATCAAACCCTCGAAATCAAAAATGGTAGAATAGAAGTAATGGCCCAAAATGGTGTCGTGCTCCTGGAAGCTCTTAAATAG
- a CDS encoding pyridoxamine 5'-phosphate oxidase family protein, whose protein sequence is MSTKNLSNDEAQQKYKTMVESIDFAMMLTHLDQTPLHAIPMSTKRVDDNGTTYFLSNADSEHNANIESDSRCQLLYSEKHSMEFLSVYGKAVITRDKALIHDLYSSSDDNWFDGKDDPNITVITFHPEEGHYWDSKSNALVSLFKMGYGAITGEKMDVGESGSLDNI, encoded by the coding sequence ATGAGCACAAAAAATTTATCCAACGACGAGGCACAACAGAAATATAAAACAATGGTAGAAAGTATCGATTTTGCCATGATGCTAACACATTTAGACCAGACACCACTGCACGCGATACCTATGAGTACAAAACGAGTGGATGACAATGGAACTACATATTTCCTTAGTAATGCCGACAGCGAACACAATGCTAATATTGAAAGCGATTCCAGATGTCAATTGTTGTATTCTGAAAAGCACTCCATGGAATTTTTAAGTGTCTATGGAAAGGCCGTGATAACACGTGATAAGGCGTTGATTCATGATTTATATTCTTCAAGTGATGACAACTGGTTTGATGGTAAGGATGATCCTAATATTACGGTGATTACGTTCCACCCAGAAGAAGGACACTACTGGGATTCTAAATCCAATGCATTGGTGAGCTTGTTTAAAATGGGCTATGGCGCCATCACTGGTGAAAAAATGGATGTAGGTGAATCTGGTAGTCTAGATAACATCTAG
- a CDS encoding DUF3140 domain-containing protein has protein sequence MADYDKEEVWEEFQTKQNMTSKELEDWLETDESKNAGKEMDNGETIGHSSGRSILKIKSKNKSDLTKANWDKINETVGYYHQNLHESQKPSSDVETSPWYYALKNWGHDALK, from the coding sequence ATGGCAGATTACGATAAAGAAGAAGTCTGGGAAGAATTTCAAACCAAACAAAATATGACGAGTAAAGAGTTGGAAGACTGGTTAGAAACTGACGAGTCTAAAAACGCTGGAAAGGAAATGGACAATGGCGAGACCATAGGTCACTCCAGTGGTCGTAGTATCTTGAAAATTAAGAGTAAAAACAAATCTGACCTGACTAAGGCGAACTGGGATAAGATCAATGAAACTGTAGGTTACTATCATCAAAACCTGCATGAATCCCAAAAGCCAAGCAGTGATGTGGAAACCAGCCCATGGTACTATGCCCTTAAAAATTGGGGACATGACGCTTTAAAATAA
- a CDS encoding SDR family NAD(P)-dependent oxidoreductase, with product MKESNGKIAVITGATGGIGFAVAKRLGNDGYTVVLNGIDDQAGADRVAELKAEGITAEYVGFDVTKDELVTAHIKKIGEKYGKIDVLVNNAGGLGGRSRFEEMTTEFYRSVMALNLDSVFFASRAAIPFLKKGEDPTIINYTSNAGWNAGGPGAGIYGTSKAGVHAITRALAKDLAEYGIRVNAVSPGTIDTPFHAQIKSTKPEVFASWANNIMLGRLGQPEDVAGVVSFLASKDAAFLTAETIQVGGGQALGI from the coding sequence ATGAAAGAATCAAACGGAAAAATAGCCGTCATAACCGGAGCTACTGGCGGTATAGGATTTGCCGTAGCAAAAAGGTTAGGTAATGATGGTTATACTGTAGTATTGAACGGTATCGATGATCAAGCTGGAGCAGATCGCGTGGCCGAATTAAAAGCTGAAGGAATTACAGCAGAGTATGTAGGCTTTGACGTTACTAAAGATGAACTGGTAACGGCCCACATTAAAAAAATAGGTGAGAAATACGGTAAGATAGATGTGCTGGTCAACAATGCTGGTGGTCTAGGTGGCCGTTCAAGATTTGAAGAAATGACAACGGAATTCTATCGGTCTGTGATGGCTTTGAATCTGGACTCTGTGTTTTTTGCCTCTAGAGCTGCGATTCCGTTTCTAAAAAAAGGTGAAGATCCTACTATTATCAACTATACCTCTAATGCTGGATGGAATGCCGGTGGACCTGGAGCTGGTATTTATGGAACTTCTAAGGCTGGAGTTCACGCGATTACCAGAGCTCTAGCAAAAGATCTTGCAGAATATGGCATACGCGTCAATGCGGTATCGCCGGGAACCATAGACACGCCTTTCCACGCGCAGATAAAATCAACTAAACCTGAAGTCTTTGCATCCTGGGCCAATAACATCATGCTAGGTAGGCTTGGTCAACCTGAAGATGTGGCTGGAGTGGTGTCGTTTCTAGCCAGCAAAGATGCCGCTTTCCTCACTGCAGAGACCATTCAAGTAGGTGGTGGTCAAGCCTTAGGGATCTAA
- a CDS encoding FadR/GntR family transcriptional regulator, whose protein sequence is MRVDKFIINEKASIQKLIIADIKQLINNKNLEPGDKLPSERVLADKFRVPRNIVREAIQKLEFYGLVYSVPQSGTFVANIGVTAMNGMIDDIMDLETPDFKSLVETRILLELKTVCLAAKNRSQEELKNIKAAMEAYQEKVLNGESAVQEDLLFHLAIARASGNTTLRTLMLIITPGIITNFEKHHVCGKDLAIKGISQHEAIYKTIKEKDEVAAKAMMKTHFSELYKYCNQNENNQN, encoded by the coding sequence GTGAGAGTAGACAAATTCATTATCAATGAGAAGGCCAGCATCCAGAAGTTGATCATTGCAGATATCAAGCAATTGATCAACAATAAAAATCTAGAGCCTGGAGATAAATTGCCGTCTGAAAGAGTACTTGCAGACAAGTTTCGAGTACCCAGAAATATTGTTAGGGAAGCCATTCAAAAATTGGAATTCTATGGACTTGTCTATAGCGTCCCTCAAAGCGGAACCTTTGTAGCAAACATAGGCGTGACCGCGATGAATGGAATGATCGATGATATCATGGATCTGGAAACACCTGATTTCAAATCGCTGGTGGAAACGAGAATTCTGTTGGAGCTTAAAACGGTCTGTCTTGCAGCTAAAAATAGATCACAAGAAGAATTGAAGAACATCAAAGCAGCGATGGAAGCCTATCAAGAAAAGGTACTCAACGGTGAGAGCGCCGTACAAGAAGACCTGCTTTTCCATTTGGCGATTGCGAGAGCTAGTGGCAACACGACCTTGAGAACCTTGATGTTAATCATAACTCCAGGAATCATCACAAACTTTGAGAAACACCACGTTTGTGGCAAAGACCTAGCGATCAAAGGTATAAGCCAGCATGAAGCGATTTATAAGACCATCAAAGAAAAAGATGAGGTTGCGGCAAAAGCAATGATGAAAACACACTTTTCAGAACTTTATAAATACTGCAACCAGAACGAAAATAACCAAAACTAA
- a CDS encoding cupin domain-containing protein has product MKSFGTSKEFLFDADQEWETVGEGVKRKIMGYDDKIMLVKVHFEKGGVGAMHQHHHSQVTYVESGAFEMTIDGETKTLKTGDSFYIPTNVMHGALCLEAGMLIDVFSPIREDFME; this is encoded by the coding sequence ATGAAATCATTCGGAACAAGTAAAGAGTTTCTTTTTGACGCAGATCAAGAATGGGAAACCGTAGGCGAAGGCGTGAAACGTAAAATAATGGGTTATGACGACAAGATCATGCTTGTCAAAGTGCACTTTGAAAAAGGCGGTGTAGGTGCGATGCACCAGCATCATCATTCTCAAGTGACCTATGTCGAGAGTGGCGCATTTGAAATGACCATAGATGGCGAGACTAAAACATTGAAAACTGGCGACAGTTTTTACATTCCTACTAACGTCATGCATGGCGCTTTATGCCTTGAGGCCGGTATGTTGATCGATGTATTCTCGCCCATACGAGAAGATTTTATGGAATAA